A portion of the Pleuronectes platessa chromosome 15, fPlePla1.1, whole genome shotgun sequence genome contains these proteins:
- the LOC128456628 gene encoding organic solute transporter subunit alpha, whose protein sequence is MEEALNRTIDPACLQEPPQAIDVINQLDKFGFCLYGILTLMSCISLLLYLEQCVYIYKELPYPKKTTIIWINGAAPVIATMACFGMWIPRAVMFTDMTSNCYFAVVVYKVLVLMIEEYGGTDLFLKRFSGETFKISVGPCCCCCLCLPRVPMSRRMLFLLKVAALQYAILKTVLSVLSIILWTNGNFDLSDLEITGTAIWINPFIGVLTITSLWPVGIIFMNTNSNLRKIKIIPKYAMYQLILVLSQLQTSIINILALNGTIPCSPPFSSTAWGSMLSQQIMIMEMFIITLVTRCLYRRTYDTLPTEAHDDDHKEMKLVEHDV, encoded by the exons aGCTCGATAAATTTGGATTTTGTCTGTACGGCATCCTCACCCTCATGTCCTGCATCTCCCTGCTGCTGTACCTGGAGCAGTGCGTCTATATTTATAAAGAACTGCCCTACCCCAAGAAGACAACCATCATCTGGATAAATGGTGCAGCACCA gtcATCGCTACCATGGCTTGTTTCGGGATGTGGATCCCCAGGGCAGTTATGTTCACAGACATGACGTCAAACTG TTATTTTGCAGTGGTCGTGTACAAAGTCTTGGTGCTGATGATCGAGGAGTACGGCGGCACTGATCTTTTTCTGAAGAGGTTTTCTGGTGAAACCTTCAAGATCAGCGTGggaccctgctgctgctgctgtctctgtTTACCCCGTGTACCCATGTCACG GCGAATGTTATTCCTGCTGAAGGTGGCTGCTCTTCAGTATGCAATCCTAAAGACAgtgctctctgtcctctccataATACTGTGGACAAACGGCAACTTTGACCTCTCTGAT CTGGAGATCACAGGCACAGCTATCTGGATCAACCCGTTCATTGGCGTTCTCACAATAACGTCCCTCTGGCCTGTTGGCATCATCTTCATGAACACTAACAGTAATCTACGCAAAATCAAAATCATACCCAAGTATGCCATGTACCAA CTAATACTTGTGTTGAGTCAGCTGCAGACGTCAATCATTAACATCCTGGCCTTGAATGGAACCATCCCGTGTTCCCCTCCCTTCTCTTCTACGGCTTGGGGATCCA TGCTGAGTCAGCAGATCATGATCATGGAGATGTTCATAATCACTTTGGTCACTCGGTGTTTGTACCGTCGCACATATGACACACTTCCCACTGAGGCGCATGACGACGACCACAAGGAAATGAAGCTCGTGGAGCATGATGTCTAA
- the si:ch211-244c8.4 gene encoding uncharacterized protein si:ch211-244c8.4, with protein sequence MDVQTENMDPPPGESQPSGKIRKGFKLFGKRKPGNIFSIRSKGDGNNKSPVNKGKTIDGLSDTGAPDMEPESDKEKRQEVSQGEKEQAEEEPLGEDGVMAAAAARASISSMSSAKSLSFLSLLRGGRRGMGDRRVQTVSQPVGRQRRGLKGLFGTVKFRSKDKEEQEDAPPSPLLMLSRANSVEIIKEDLTLTPKFQPRSLDSPESESSEPLTSVTTPGREVPSPSETITPQLTSGNLNRADELVPQPPMVPGESSLSSLLADISSLLTFDSISGGGDFMADVEAEWGKASNAISAAEREVTPSSASFFSKPTISSPVTSTLVSTAPTVKPSFPTAASSQSFSPLTKTAPSSSPIAKPSTIITTLTKSSTLTTPSVKLSSDSTAVSSVTIKSTPTPTATELSKTPVTFTSLSGPLMSSSSITIKSTQSSTTATTRAPLSTPATVVKAPSASPNLTSTASKLASELAAPSATDSVSKPTHVATPPLLSAKPPPVKHSPPTPVAFTQPPPAKVDSASGLNWQTSTSYKPSLLSSSAGEAKAPVAVSATCTVTSKPPFPPPVIPYKITTIPTSTTTSGLVSMASSKPTITSSPMDLTKTPPSLVTLQDYCPPYVPSFITQPSPASVPTPSSNSLDNIPPTSKPTPAPLSLDSEPPAPKPTPAPSTHAVVCTASPTPPILDQISKVPPAPAQIPTSLSKELPAPARILITVSKDPPAQIPVNVSKYPPDQIPVSVFKDPPAQIPVSVFKDPPAQIPVSLFKDPPAQIPVSVTKDSPAQIPVSVTKNPPAQIPVSLFKDPPAQIPFSVSKDPPTQIPLNVSKPLPLPAQIPVSISKDPPFPGQTFQSKAFPAPSPVSPLPSGPAPWQSEAPSSAKMTGSGQVSPDCQLVNPSSTGILGAQTRPSKTEELHSESRTNLQGPSRDKKSPQVKASVLSKIPVVGGGRAGKLPVRESQHFDDEASRDPPTPEYETPHFNSHDAARSIIKHTLEENQQPPQPKVLPSVQRDSKIPVKHGATASQIPVAKEPPRSKIPTSKVPVRRVGNKPAAAGGSTQTRR encoded by the coding sequence atGGATGTACAAACGGAAAACATGGACCCCCCGCCTGGTGAATCCCAGCCGAGTGGAAAAATCAGAAAAGGATTCAAGCTGTTTGGCAAACGCAAGCCAGGTAACATCTTTTCTATTCGAAGCAAAGGGGATGGAAACAACAAGTCACCTGTTAACAAGGGCAAAACCATAGATGGATTATCAGACACCGGTGCACCAGATATGGAGCCAGAGTCAGACAAGGAAAAAAGACAGGAGGTGAGTCAAGGAGAAAAGGAGCAAGCAGAAGAGGAGCCACTTGGTGAAGATGGCGTtatggctgcagcagctgctcgcgCCTCCATTTCTTCCATGAGCTCGGCCAAGTCCCTCAGCTTTCTGTCGTTGCTGAGGGGTGGCCGGAGAGGAATGGGGGACCGGCGGGTCCAAACGGTGTCCCAGCCGGTGGGTCGGCAACGTCGTGGGCTGAAGGGTCTCTTTGGCACTGTTAAGTTCCGCTCAAAAgataaagaggaacaggaggatgCCCCTCCGAGTCCACTTCTCATGTTGTCCCGGGCCAACAGCGTGGAAATCATCAAGGAGGACCTCACCCTCACCCCCAAGTTCCAACCTCGATCTCTGGACAGCCCCGAGAGCGAGAGCTCCGAGCCCCTCACGAGCGTGACAACACCGGGCAGGGAAGTCCCGTCCCCGTCAGAGACCATAACCCCCCAGCTGACATCAGGGAATCTGAATAGAGCTGATGAACTTGTCCCTCAACCACCCATGGTACCCGGTGAAAGCAGCCTGAGCTCCTTGCTGGCCgacatctcctctctcctgacCTTTGACTCTATCTCAGGGGGTGGTGACTTCATGGCTGATGTGGAGGCAGAGTGGGGGAAAGCCAGCAATGCCATCAGTGCAGCGGAGAGGGAAGTCACGCCATCATCTGCATCTTTCTTCTCCAAACCCACCATCTCTTCTCCGGTGACTTCTACCTTGGTCAGCACAGCTCCTACGGTAAAACCCTCCTTCCCCACAGCAGCATCCAGCcaatccttctctcctctgacaAAGACAGCTCCATCCTCCTCACCCATTGCCAAGCCGAGCACAATCATCACAACATTGACCAAATCTTCCACTTTGACAACTCCCTCAGTCAAACTGAGCTCAGATTCTACTGCTGTCTCCAGCGTAACGATTAAATCAACTCCTACACCCACCGCAACAGAACTTTCAAAGACTCCTGTCACGTTTACAAGTCTTTCAGGTCCATTGATGTCTTCCTCTTCAATAACAATTAAATCCACACAGAGCTCCACCACTGCTACAACCAGAGCTCCTCTGAGCACCCCAGCTACTGTAGTCAAAGCTCCCTCAGCTAGTCCAAACCTTACCTCGACGGCTAGCAAATTGGCTTCAGAACTTGCAGCACCTTCTGCAACCGATTCAGTAAGTAAACCCACTCATGTAGCAACTCCGCCGCTCTTATCAGCTAAACCTCCACCAGTAAAGCATAGCCCTCCCACCCCTGTTGCTTTCACCCAACCTCCACCTGCTAAAGTAGATTCAGCTAGTGGTCTGAATTGGCAAACTTCTACTTCCTACAAACCTTCCCTTCTAAGTTCCTCTGCAGGGGAAGCTAAAGCCCCAGTAGCAGTATCAGCAACCTGTACTGTTACATCCAAACCCCCCTTTCCTCCACCAGTTATCCCCTACAAGATAACAACGATTCCTACGTCAACTACAACCTCAGGCTTAGTGTCTATGGCCAGTTCTAAGCCTACAATCACCTCCAGCCCAATGGACCTAACTAAGacccctccctcccttgttACTCTTCAAGATTATTGTCCTCCTTATGTCCCGAGTTTTATAACTCAACCTAGCCCTGCTTCTGTCCCAACTCCATCATCAAATTCTTTAGATAACATTCCTCCCACATCTAAACCCACTCCTGCACCGCTCTCTCTAGATAGTGAGCCCCCTGCTCCCAAACCAACTCCAGCCCCTTCCACTCATGCTGTTGTTTGCACAGCATCCCCAACACCTCCTATTCTGGATCAGATCTCTAAAGTTCCTCCTGCACCTGCTCAAATTCCGACTTCTTTGTCTAAAGAGCTCCCTGCTCCTGCTCGGATCCTAATTACTGTATCAAAAGACCCTCCTGCTCAAATCCCAGTTAATGTTTCAAAATACCCTCCTGATCAGATCCCAGTTTCTGTGTTCAAAGACCCTCCTGCTCAGATCCCAGTGTCTGTGTTCAAAGACCCTCCTGCTCAGATCCCAGTTTCTTTATTCAAAGACCCTCCTGCTCAGATCCCAGTTTCTGTGACAAAAGACTCTCCTGCTCAGATCCCAGTTTCTGTAACTAAAAACCCTCCTGCTCAGATCccagtttctttatttaaagaCCCTCCTGCTCAGATCCCATTTTCTGTATCTAAAGACCCTCCCACTCAGATACCTTTAAATGTATCTAAACCCCTTCCTTTGCCTGCTCAGATCCCTGTTTCTATATCTAAAGACCCTCCTTTCCCTGGTCAGACCTTTCAATCGAAAGCCTTTCCTGCTCCTTCCCCTGTTAGTCCTCTTCCCTCTGGCCCTGCGCCTTGGCAGAGTGAAGCCCCAAGCTCTGCTAAGATGACAGGAAGTGGACAGGTATCACCAGATTGCCAACTGGTTAATCCAAGTAGCACAGGTATCCTGGGGGCCCAGACCAGGCCGTCCAAAACAGAAGAACTGCATAGTGAGTCTAGAACAAACCTCCAAGGCCCCTCCAGAGATAAGAAGAGCCCACAAGTGAAGGCATCAGTGCTCAGCAAAATACCCGTAGTTGGAGGGGGCAGAGCAGGCAAGCTACCTGTGCGGGAAAGCCAACATTTTGATGATGAAGCAAGCAGAGACCCACCTACTCCAGAATATGAGACACCCCATTTCAACTCACATGACGCAGCGAGAAGCATAATAAAACACACCCTGGAGGAGAATCAGCAGCCTCCTCAGCCAAAAGTTCTCCCCAGTGTACAACGTGACTCAAAGATCCCTGTGAAGCACGGTGCAACTGCCTCCCAAATCCCTGTAGCTAAAGAACCCCCTCGTTCCAAGATACCCACGTCCAAGGTTCCTGTCCGCAGGGTTGGCAATAAacctgcagctgcaggaggcagCACCCAGACAAGAAGATAA